A genome region from Methanobrevibacter sp. includes the following:
- a CDS encoding ZPR1 zinc finger domain-containing protein has product MNESEINEMVIKCPACSVEGIAKSIMKEIEIPHFGKVLETTIKCPECGFKHSDIIALEQNDPAKYVIGINKNNLSVRVVRSQSSTVVIPELGVKVEPGPKSEGYVTNVEGVLTRFEDAVKKALNLFDDLESQENGKNTLNRIRELKKGNGTATLIMLDPFGQSNIVSENVEISEIPEEELHNLKTGFSHIEE; this is encoded by the coding sequence ATGAATGAAAGTGAAATTAATGAAATGGTTATTAAATGTCCTGCTTGCTCTGTTGAAGGTATTGCCAAATCAATAATGAAAGAAATAGAAATACCTCATTTTGGAAAAGTTTTAGAAACAACAATCAAATGTCCTGAATGCGGATTCAAGCACAGCGACATTATAGCTTTAGAGCAAAATGATCCTGCCAAATATGTTATTGGCATTAATAAAAACAACCTATCCGTTAGAGTTGTCAGATCACAGTCATCAACTGTTGTAATTCCGGAGCTTGGTGTTAAAGTGGAACCTGGACCAAAATCTGAAGGATATGTAACAAATGTTGAAGGTGTTCTCACTCGCTTTGAAGATGCTGTAAAAAAAGCTTTGAACTTATTTGACGATTTAGAATCACAAGAAAATGGAAAAAATACTCTAAATAGGATAAGAGAACTTAAAAAAGGAAATGGAACTGCAACATTAATTATGTTAGATCCGTTTGGTCAGAGCAACATTGTAAGTGAAAATGTTGAAATTTCAGAAATTCCCGAAGAGGAATTGCATAATCTAAAAACAGGTTTTAGCCATATTGAAGAATAG
- a CDS encoding 3H domain-containing protein has protein sequence MRKPYVILIGSASGIGKSTIAAELAKSLNIKHLIESDFIRAVVRGIIGKEYAPALHSSSYDAYKHIRNKSRYENYEELVSAGFDDHAAYVIPALEKIIQRAITDYDDIIIEGVHLVPGLINIEQFKDDANIYFFILSSDEESHKERFVKRAIRIHRGGKQLDFFKENRIIHNHLLDQAKNNNVTIINSESIESTLDSILTIINKSCTTIKLVNTIEELEDVVDIVSNKNNGTLEKIIYNFKGFKEPLIRNINVYDTKSANRFINTLNENKDKKEYLSQLYSLSEYRETRICAPNKEKLDKIIKELDEKGYVLNE, from the coding sequence ATGAGAAAGCCTTATGTTATACTAATTGGAAGTGCATCCGGAATTGGAAAGTCGACGATTGCTGCTGAACTTGCCAAATCGTTAAACATTAAACATTTAATCGAAAGTGACTTTATAAGAGCGGTTGTTCGCGGAATTATCGGTAAGGAATATGCGCCTGCCCTCCATAGCTCCTCTTATGATGCATATAAACATATCAGAAATAAAAGCAGATATGAAAACTATGAGGAACTTGTATCTGCCGGATTTGATGACCATGCAGCATATGTAATTCCCGCCCTAGAAAAAATTATTCAAAGAGCGATTACTGATTATGACGACATCATTATTGAGGGAGTCCATCTCGTTCCGGGTTTGATAAATATAGAACAATTTAAAGATGACGCAAACATTTATTTTTTCATATTAAGTTCTGATGAAGAGTCCCACAAAGAAAGATTTGTTAAAAGAGCCATCAGAATCCACAGAGGAGGAAAACAACTGGATTTCTTTAAAGAAAATAGAATTATTCACAATCATTTATTAGACCAGGCAAAAAATAATAATGTTACCATCATCAACTCCGAATCTATTGAATCTACCCTGGACAGCATTTTAACAATAATCAATAAATCCTGTACCACAATCAAATTGGTCAATACAATTGAGGAGCTGGAAGATGTTGTTGATATTGTAAGCAATAAAAACAACGGAACCCTTGAAAAAATCATATATAATTTCAAAGGATTTAAAGAACCGTTAATTAGAAATATTAATGTTTATGATACAAAATCCGCCAATAGATTTATAAATACTCTTAATGAAAATAAAGATAAAAAAGAATATTTATCCCAATTATACAGCTTATCCGAGTATAGGGAAACTAGAATCTGTGCTCCAAATAAAGAAAAATTAGATAAAATAATAAAAGAACTAGATGAAAAAGGATATGTTTTAAATGAATGA
- a CDS encoding DUF1611 domain-containing protein, producing MYSVKSVKDIQNLNPFIVVGCGGGGEKFSNLEGVETVGFIDDNVKKQGKEFCGCVVSGSLEECLECAKNAKSVVIMLPIGAEGTALKYAVQAIDAGLNVITSFRSLSVAENISLKKFADAKNVVIKDIGPRLDVIEKIAGVAPEKSCEVLPKISYKPKAPVIFVGGTSQECGKRTTTKMLGLACMERGITPAIISTDEMGLEEPTDFNFRAGSLSAMDVPAAILSSIKYAEETKHPDIIFIEGQSSLTEKGNPHPRGLSAAILIGSAPDAVIVGHRPNHPYREPRGIEEEIKAIEAVEPTKVVGLSINLKNASLDLCPEFFESKFNLPAEDVYTNGASKLLDAIFEYLEE from the coding sequence TTGTATTCAGTAAAATCAGTTAAGGATATTCAAAATTTAAATCCATTCATTGTTGTAGGTTGCGGAGGAGGAGGAGAAAAATTCTCCAATCTTGAAGGTGTAGAAACAGTAGGTTTCATTGACGATAATGTAAAAAAGCAAGGAAAAGAATTTTGCGGCTGTGTTGTTTCAGGCAGTTTAGAGGAATGTCTTGAATGTGCTAAAAACGCAAAATCTGTTGTAATCATGCTTCCAATAGGCGCGGAAGGGACTGCTTTAAAATATGCTGTTCAAGCTATTGACGCAGGATTAAATGTAATCACTTCATTTAGATCATTATCTGTTGCTGAAAATATATCTTTGAAGAAATTTGCAGATGCGAAAAATGTCGTAATCAAAGATATCGGCCCCAGACTGGATGTTATTGAAAAAATAGCCGGGGTGGCTCCTGAAAAATCATGTGAAGTATTGCCAAAAATTTCATATAAGCCAAAAGCACCTGTAATCTTTGTTGGCGGAACTTCCCAGGAATGCGGCAAAAGAACCACAACTAAAATGTTAGGTCTTGCATGTATGGAAAGAGGCATTACTCCCGCCATTATTTCAACTGATGAAATGGGATTGGAAGAACCGACAGATTTTAACTTTAGGGCAGGAAGCTTATCTGCAATGGATGTTCCGGCAGCAATTTTATCTTCAATTAAATATGCCGAAGAAACAAAACATCCGGACATTATTTTCATTGAAGGCCAATCCAGTTTAACTGAAAAAGGAAATCCTCATCCAAGAGGTTTGTCTGCAGCCATTTTAATCGGTTCGGCTCCTGATGCAGTTATTGTTGGACACAGACCAAATCACCCATACAGAGAACCTAGGGGAATTGAAGAGGAAATTAAAGCTATTGAGGCTGTTGAACCTACAAAAGTTGTTGGTTTATCAATAAATCTTAAAAATGCTAGCTTAGATTTATGCCCTGAATTCTTTGAATCTAAATTCAATTTACCTGCTGAAGATGTTTATACAAATGGTGCTTCCAAATTATTAGATGCAATATTTGAATATTTAGAGGAGTAG
- a CDS encoding cell division protein SepF: MSFMDTLKRSLGFEETESPKKDEESFNLTDFINGFTKSFKNAEPRQNNSQQYESTPKPQNRPQHPVYDDYDDYVITPEQPFYEIVLIRPKTLDDINYVVDQVIEEMNPVILDLSFLEKESEPNFRLAGDKIKQMRAKYGAQALLLSRSEDKNLIVISPKKVKLINKG; this comes from the coding sequence ATGAGTTTTATGGATACTTTAAAGAGAAGTTTAGGTTTTGAAGAAACAGAATCTCCAAAGAAAGATGAAGAAAGTTTTAACTTGACAGATTTTATAAATGGTTTTACTAAGTCTTTTAAAAATGCGGAACCTCGACAAAATAATTCACAGCAGTATGAATCAACTCCTAAACCGCAAAATCGTCCGCAGCATCCTGTTTATGATGATTATGATGATTATGTAATTACTCCTGAACAGCCATTTTACGAAATTGTATTAATTAGGCCTAAGACACTTGATGACATTAATTATGTTGTTGATCAGGTAATTGAAGAAATGAATCCTGTTATCCTTGATTTATCATTTTTAGAAAAAGAAAGTGAACCTAACTTCAGATTAGCCGGAGATAAAATTAAACAGATGAGGGCGAAATATGGTGCTCAGGCATTGTTGCTTTCACGTTCTGAAGATAAAAATTTAATTGTCATATCTCCTAAAAAAGTAAAATTAATCAATAAAGGATAA
- a CDS encoding TDT family transporter, whose translation MNITKRLPITVAGLILALLSLGNLLHDINPGIKYFLGMISAILIILLVVKAITYPKDIKDDFKNPVTASSSGTFSMSLMLLSTYTLGFMPTISQGIWIIGIGLHILLMIYFTYHFIIRDFDILAVNPTYWIVYVGISMGAVTAPFHGLNKIGTACIIIGFASMLITLPLITYRHIKYPDISDANKPTTCIYTALFSILIVGYLNSAPKIYPEFLMALYCIACIFYIFAFYKLVEYRTLEFYPSFSAFTFPFVISALATKGVIKIAGENLILSSILTIETLISVITVFYVITEYVNFLKK comes from the coding sequence ATGAATATCACCAAAAGGTTACCCATTACCGTTGCAGGTTTAATCCTTGCTTTATTATCATTAGGCAATCTTTTACATGATATTAATCCAGGAATAAAATATTTCCTGGGAATGATTAGTGCAATATTGATTATTTTACTGGTTGTTAAGGCAATAACATATCCGAAAGATATTAAAGATGACTTTAAAAATCCGGTAACCGCAAGCAGTTCAGGTACTTTTTCAATGAGTTTGATGCTTTTATCTACATATACATTAGGATTTATGCCGACTATTTCGCAAGGCATATGGATAATTGGAATTGGCTTACATATTTTGTTAATGATTTACTTTACCTATCATTTTATAATACGTGATTTTGATATACTGGCAGTCAATCCTACATACTGGATTGTTTATGTTGGAATTTCAATGGGAGCAGTTACAGCACCATTTCACGGACTCAACAAAATAGGAACTGCATGCATAATTATAGGATTTGCTTCCATGCTGATAACTCTACCATTAATAACATACAGACATATTAAATATCCCGATATTTCAGATGCCAATAAACCAACAACATGCATTTACACAGCATTATTCAGCATACTGATAGTAGGATATTTAAATTCAGCACCGAAAATATATCCCGAATTTTTAATGGCTTTATACTGCATTGCGTGCATATTTTATATTTTTGCATTTTATAAATTAGTTGAATATAGAACACTGGAGTTTTATCCAAGTTTTTCGGCATTTACATTTCCATTTGTAATAAGCGCACTTGCAACAAAAGGAGTTATAAAAATAGCTGGCGAAAATCTGATTTTATCATCGATTTTAACCATAGAAACATTAATATCGGTAATTACTGTATTTTATGTGATAACCGAATATGTGAACTTCTTAAAAAAATAA
- a CDS encoding TatD family hydrolase, with amino-acid sequence MIDTHIHADSRSSEDFKDMYLAGIDSAITCSYYPYRIDSEIVLLNHLNRILEYDTKRASQYGMDLKVALGIHPTNSIEKPEMIFNELYRWTERGQIVAIGEIGLEDLTDLEINTFKKQLDIADETNSKVIIHTPRKNKSKVLKVILDIVPQHLDESQAVIDHINLDIINEVIDKDYMLGLTVQPQKLDIESAVDILDNYGFDKFILNSDISNKPSDPLSVAKTVRELTRLGYKKAEIDKVSHENAEKYFKI; translated from the coding sequence ATGATTGATACACATATTCATGCCGATTCAAGAAGTAGTGAAGATTTTAAGGACATGTATCTGGCCGGAATAGACAGTGCAATAACTTGCAGTTATTACCCTTACAGAATAGATTCGGAAATTGTTCTTTTAAATCATTTGAATAGAATTTTAGAATATGATACTAAAAGAGCATCACAGTATGGGATGGATTTAAAGGTGGCCTTAGGAATTCATCCAACAAACAGTATCGAAAAACCTGAAATGATTTTTAATGAATTATACAGATGGACTGAAAGAGGGCAAATCGTTGCAATAGGCGAAATAGGTCTTGAAGATTTAACTGACCTGGAGATTAATACATTTAAAAAGCAGTTAGATATTGCAGATGAGACCAACTCAAAAGTGATTATTCATACTCCAAGGAAAAATAAATCAAAAGTCCTAAAAGTTATTTTAGACATTGTTCCCCAACATTTAGATGAATCACAAGCAGTTATTGATCATATTAACCTAGACATTATCAACGAAGTTATTGATAAAGATTATATGCTCGGACTGACCGTGCAGCCACAAAAACTTGACATTGAAAGTGCAGTAGATATTTTAGACAATTATGGATTTGATAAATTCATTTTAAACAGCGACATAAGCAACAAACCATCAGACCCCCTTTCCGTTGCTAAAACCGTTCGTGAATTAACCCGATTAGGTTATAAAAAAGCAGAAATAGATAAAGTATCACATGAAAATGCAGAGAAATACTTTAAAATATAA
- a CDS encoding transcriptional regulator FilR1 domain-containing protein — MIYLVINKSYLNSYESISEELKYMTNSIIRLKILATLYKCPLNMKDLNQITSLSYSSISSNMHNLELKGYVYREYNKYFLSNSTKLKIDQVMKLGYIINLLNDFFNILDKHLVNMIPNQSVAELYLLGNAHLIESDGIDVYRIYNFIENSLSSAKQVKCVLPFYYENFNDKLNELVENNNDVEVMIPSGISKIFNKKSKIKNLSYFAGENTFLLIVTDQLMILGLFKEDGYFDQNRLLTSKNSDSIKWASNLYENFKIKNK; from the coding sequence GTGATTTATTTGGTAATTAATAAAAGTTATTTAAACAGCTACGAATCGATTTCAGAAGAACTAAAATACATGACTAATTCAATAATCAGATTAAAAATATTAGCAACTTTATACAAGTGTCCGCTGAACATGAAAGATTTAAATCAGATTACATCTTTAAGTTACAGTTCAATATCAAGTAATATGCATAATTTGGAGCTGAAAGGATATGTATATAGGGAATATAATAAATATTTTTTATCAAATTCGACTAAATTGAAAATTGACCAGGTCATGAAACTCGGTTATATAATTAATTTATTAAATGATTTTTTTAATATTTTGGACAAGCATCTTGTTAATATGATTCCAAATCAATCTGTTGCAGAGTTATACCTTCTTGGCAATGCCCATCTTATTGAATCAGACGGTATTGATGTATATAGGATTTATAATTTCATTGAAAATAGTTTAAGCAGTGCAAAACAGGTCAAATGTGTTCTGCCATTTTATTATGAAAATTTCAATGACAAACTAAACGAACTTGTTGAAAATAATAATGACGTTGAAGTTATGATTCCATCAGGCATTTCGAAAATATTTAATAAAAAGTCTAAAATTAAAAATTTATCTTATTTTGCAGGTGAAAACACATTTCTGTTAATAGTCACTGACCAGCTAATGATTTTAGGTTTGTTTAAGGAGGACGGTTATTTTGATCAAAACAGATTGCTGACATCAAAAAATAGTGATTCAATAAAATGGGCCAGTAATCTTTATGAAAATTTTAAAATTAAAAATAAATGA
- the glyS gene encoding glycine--tRNA ligase: MNHDKMSNISAKRGFLWPSFEIYSGVSGFTDYGPLGASLKNNIMQKWRKQYVSGEGFYEIEGPTVMPKEVLKASGHVDNFTDPMCKCENCGEVFRADHIIEAVIGEDVESLENEELDQIVTDNNIKCPDCGGDLSNIWNYNLMFKTEIGAKGDKVGYMRPETAQGIFILFKRLERFFRGKLPFGAVQLGKAYRNEISPRQGVIRLREFTQAEAEIFLNPKEKTHPKFSQIEDVVLRLNSQEVQENDLEPLEITAREALEKGIVANEMLIYQLYLARKFLIELGIPEDVLRFRQHLAGEMAHYALDCWDVEVKTDKYGWVEIIGIADRGDYDLSSHSEFSNEELNIFIEYDEPKKVRKTVVKPNLSKFGPVFKGDSPKVKQAIEDANVEDIRTAIETEGKFTIELDKTYEVSEDLLIFEDVEEEITGEKIIPHVIEPSFGIDRITYSVLLHSFTQTEEKEYFKFDKSIAPVQLGIFPLVNKEGPREIAQELTEQLRMAGFTVEYDATGTIGKRYARADEIGIPLAVTVDFESIEDEKVTVRDRDTEAQERIPIAELEDYLEKYYK; encoded by the coding sequence ATGAATCATGATAAAATGTCAAATATTAGTGCAAAAAGAGGATTTTTATGGCCGTCCTTTGAAATATATTCCGGAGTGTCCGGTTTTACAGATTACGGCCCTCTTGGAGCCAGCCTGAAAAATAATATCATGCAAAAATGGAGAAAGCAATATGTTTCAGGTGAAGGATTTTACGAAATTGAAGGCCCTACCGTAATGCCCAAAGAAGTTTTAAAGGCATCAGGACACGTGGATAACTTCACAGATCCGATGTGCAAATGCGAAAACTGCGGAGAAGTTTTCAGAGCAGACCACATAATTGAAGCAGTAATCGGAGAAGATGTGGAAAGCCTCGAAAACGAGGAACTTGACCAGATAGTCACTGACAACAATATAAAGTGTCCTGATTGTGGCGGAGACCTGTCCAACATATGGAACTACAACTTAATGTTTAAAACCGAAATCGGTGCTAAGGGAGATAAAGTAGGTTACATGAGACCTGAAACTGCACAGGGAATCTTCATTTTATTCAAACGTTTGGAAAGATTTTTCAGAGGAAAACTTCCATTTGGAGCAGTTCAGCTTGGTAAAGCGTACAGAAATGAAATTTCACCAAGACAAGGAGTTATCAGACTTAGAGAATTCACTCAAGCAGAAGCGGAAATCTTTTTAAATCCCAAAGAAAAAACACATCCCAAATTTTCACAAATCGAAGATGTGGTATTGCGCTTAAACTCACAGGAGGTTCAGGAAAACGATTTGGAACCTTTGGAAATTACTGCCCGTGAAGCCCTTGAAAAAGGAATCGTGGCAAATGAAATGTTAATCTATCAGCTGTACTTAGCCCGCAAATTTTTAATTGAGCTTGGAATTCCCGAAGATGTTTTAAGATTCAGACAACATTTAGCCGGAGAAATGGCCCACTATGCACTTGATTGCTGGGACGTTGAAGTTAAAACCGACAAATACGGATGGGTTGAAATCATCGGTATAGCAGATAGAGGAGATTACGATTTATCATCACATTCCGAGTTTAGCAATGAAGAATTGAACATATTTATTGAATATGATGAACCTAAAAAAGTCAGAAAAACTGTAGTTAAACCAAACTTGTCCAAATTCGGACCGGTATTTAAAGGGGACTCTCCTAAGGTAAAACAGGCTATTGAAGATGCGAATGTTGAAGATATAAGAACTGCAATAGAAACTGAAGGCAAATTCACCATTGAATTGGACAAAACATATGAAGTAAGTGAAGATTTGCTTATCTTTGAAGATGTTGAAGAAGAAATAACCGGTGAGAAAATCATACCACACGTTATTGAGCCTTCATTTGGTATTGACCGTATTACCTACTCTGTTTTATTACATTCATTTACACAAACAGAAGAAAAAGAATACTTTAAATTTGACAAATCAATTGCTCCGGTTCAGCTTGGAATATTTCCGCTTGTCAATAAAGAAGGCCCTCGTGAAATTGCTCAAGAATTAACAGAACAATTGAGAATGGCAGGTTTTACTGTAGAATATGATGCAACCGGAACTATTGGTAAAAGATATGCCAGAGCCGATGAAATTGGTATCCCCCTTGCAGTCACTGTTGATTTTGAATCAATAGAAGATGAAAAGGTGACTGTCAGAGACAGAGATACAGAAGCTCAAGAAAGAATTCCAATAGCTGAATTAGAAGATTATTTGGAAAAATATTATAAATGA
- the dcd gene encoding dCTP deaminase, whose protein sequence is MAILSDKTIKEYLKEGKIGIEPLLDEKQIQPSSVDMRLGDEFKVFKVIRKPYINPKDEEDIASYMESSIVKEGEAFIIHPNEFALATTLEYVKIPDDLVARVEGRSSMGRLGVTMHVTAGFIDPGFEGKITLEISNIGAMPVALYPGQRVCQIVFETMTTPSEIPYGHPSRNSKYMGQTRPESSRVKLDYELKK, encoded by the coding sequence ATGGCTATTTTAAGTGATAAAACTATAAAAGAATATTTAAAAGAAGGCAAAATTGGTATTGAACCTCTTTTAGATGAAAAGCAAATACAACCATCTTCTGTTGATATGAGATTAGGAGATGAATTTAAAGTATTTAAAGTTATTAGAAAACCCTATATCAATCCTAAAGATGAAGAAGACATTGCATCATATATGGAATCATCTATTGTTAAAGAAGGCGAAGCGTTTATAATCCATCCTAATGAATTTGCTTTGGCCACCACTTTAGAATACGTTAAAATACCTGATGACCTGGTTGCAAGAGTGGAAGGCCGTTCAAGTATGGGAAGACTCGGTGTTACAATGCACGTTACAGCAGGTTTTATTGATCCGGGTTTTGAAGGTAAAATCACTTTGGAAATATCAAATATCGGTGCAATGCCTGTAGCGCTATACCCTGGTCAAAGAGTATGTCAGATTGTATTTGAAACAATGACTACACCTTCAGAAATTCCTTACGGACATCCTTCTAGAAATAGCAAATATATGGGACAGACCCGTCCTGAAAGCAGCAGGGTCAAATTAGATTACGAATTAAAAAAATAA
- a CDS encoding 4Fe-4S binding protein, which yields MRRIRFADISIFVLKYIFNWRFWIAEITRKSKVYKKIIDKTLFDEDNIVVVPNTININKKIETEGSEFLPTDIIKEVVKHSRDIVIMNTCLCRTSNNCRDYPQDIGCIFLGPTARKIPENIGKKATVEEALVHIDRADEAGLSHIIGRNKLDSIWMNIRPGKGLLTICHCCPCCCLWKVYPNLDEDISSKIEKLEGVEVKFHEGKCRNCNKCLEVCIYQAISLENEKITINHDICKGCGLCVNACKFDAITLDYTKKSVDSIINRINDLIEINEL from the coding sequence ATGAGAAGAATTAGATTTGCAGACATCAGCATATTTGTCCTTAAATATATTTTCAACTGGAGATTTTGGATAGCTGAAATAACCCGGAAATCAAAAGTTTATAAAAAAATTATTGACAAAACGCTTTTTGATGAAGACAACATCGTTGTTGTGCCAAATACAATCAATATAAATAAAAAAATTGAAACTGAAGGTTCTGAATTCTTACCGACAGACATTATTAAAGAAGTTGTAAAACATAGCAGAGACATTGTAATTATGAATACCTGTCTTTGTAGAACTTCAAATAACTGCCGGGACTATCCTCAGGATATTGGATGCATTTTCCTTGGACCGACAGCTAGAAAGATTCCAGAAAACATCGGAAAAAAAGCAACAGTTGAAGAAGCGTTAGTCCATATTGACAGGGCGGACGAAGCAGGATTAAGCCACATTATCGGCAGAAATAAACTTGATTCAATCTGGATGAACATAAGACCTGGAAAAGGCCTGTTAACGATTTGTCACTGCTGTCCGTGCTGCTGTTTATGGAAAGTTTATCCTAATTTAGATGAAGATATAAGCAGCAAGATAGAAAAACTTGAAGGTGTTGAAGTAAAGTTTCATGAAGGCAAATGCAGGAATTGCAATAAATGCCTAGAGGTTTGTATTTATCAGGCCATCAGTTTAGAAAATGAAAAAATAACTATCAATCATGATATTTGCAAAGGATGCGGACTTTGCGTTAATGCATGCAAATTTGATGCTATTACCCTTGACTACACTAAAAAAAGTGTAGACAGCATAATTAATAGAATTAACGATTTAATTGAAATAAATGAATTATAA
- a CDS encoding TrmJ/YjtD family RNA methyltransferase — MIIIGDTAVGEEKVVETASLNSPKEKEESDSEKKSTSTKKAKSTTQSRGTVRAKIIRQQEEKEVSLFKENIYIVFVECETPGNIGFLARTMANFGLKNLILINPPTLTKEAYYQATHGKYIVENAKIFPTLDDFYQSQQIDFKVASTGMAGGSYNLSRIPIRPEELGRSMNVSNKIAILFGREGNGLTNKEVADCDICVSIPTDPTYPIMNISHAAAIIFYELFKNKHDFGVEGLDESTKLEKKYLLNDMTDLIDSLDIPDHKKRNGIKTFNNIISRAFITSREAHTFKGILRRLKNKLGEQ, encoded by the coding sequence TTGATTATAATAGGAGATACTGCTGTAGGTGAAGAAAAAGTAGTTGAAACTGCCTCTTTAAACTCACCTAAAGAAAAAGAAGAATCAGACAGTGAAAAAAAATCGACTTCTACAAAAAAAGCCAAATCCACAACCCAGTCCAGAGGAACTGTCAGAGCAAAAATTATAAGACAGCAAGAGGAAAAGGAAGTTAGTCTCTTTAAAGAAAACATATATATTGTTTTTGTTGAATGCGAAACTCCTGGAAACATTGGTTTTCTTGCAAGAACTATGGCAAACTTTGGATTGAAAAATTTAATATTGATTAACCCTCCCACATTAACAAAAGAAGCATATTATCAGGCTACCCATGGAAAATACATTGTTGAAAATGCAAAAATATTTCCTACACTAGATGATTTCTACCAGTCCCAACAGATTGATTTTAAAGTTGCTTCAACTGGAATGGCGGGAGGAAGTTATAATCTGTCACGAATTCCAATCAGACCAGAAGAACTTGGAAGGTCAATGAATGTTTCAAATAAAATAGCAATACTCTTTGGAAGAGAAGGAAATGGACTTACTAACAAGGAAGTCGCAGATTGCGACATATGCGTTTCTATTCCAACAGATCCGACTTATCCTATAATGAATATTTCCCATGCAGCTGCAATAATTTTTTATGAATTATTTAAGAACAAACATGATTTTGGTGTTGAAGGGCTTGATGAAAGCACTAAATTAGAAAAAAAATATTTGTTAAATGACATGACCGATTTAATCGATAGTCTGGACATTCCAGATCATAAAAAAAGAAACGGCATTAAAACCTTCAACAACATTATTTCAAGAGCATTCATTACTTCAAGAGAAGCGCACACCTTTAAAGGAATATTGAGGCGTTTAAAAAATAAACTTGGTGAACAATGA